In Phycisphaerales bacterium AB-hyl4, the genomic window GTCAGCCCGGCTCGACTTCCACCGGCGTCAGTTCCAACGCGTCAAATTCATCGTGCGCCTGCTGCTCGTAGTTCGCATTGTCCAGTGCCGCGACGAGCCCGAGCCCGAAGGCGGTGAGAATCCACCCCGTTCCGCCGGCACTGACCAGCGGCAGGGCGATGCCCTTCGTCGGCACGACCACCGTCACCACCGCGATATTCAACGCTGCCTGCAACCCGACGATCAGCAACGCTCCGAGCCCCACCAGCCGGGCGAACGTGTCGCGGCAGTCCTTCACGATGCCTAGGCCGACCCACAGGATCACCAGGTACAACGCCACCACCAGCCCGGCGCCGGCGAGGCCCAGCTCTTCGCAGATCACAGCGAAGATGAAGTCGGTCGTATCTTCCGGCAGATAGCCGAACTTTTGAATGCCATTCCCTAGCCCTCGGCCGGTCAGCCCGCCTTGAGCGATCGCCAGCATCGACTGGATCGAGTGATAGCCCGCGCCTGCCGGGTCCTGCCAGGGGTCGAGGAAGGTGGTCAGCCGTGTGACGCGGTAGGGGCTGTGGATAATCATCGCGACCGCTGCGATGATCGCCGGCGGAGCCATCATCGCCATGTGCCACAGCTTCGCGCCCCCAGCGATCAGCAGGCAGATTGCCACCACGCCAATCAGCGCCGCCGTCCCCCAGTCTTCGATGACCACCAGCGCACACGCCACCGCAATCAGCAGCAGCGCCGGCAGCAGGCCATGCCAGAACCGATGCATCACCCCCCGCCGACGCGCGCACCACCACGCGATCGCCAGCACGATGGTCCACTTGATCAACTCCGACGGCTGAAACGTCAGTCCCCACGAGGTCGGCCCGAGGTGCAGCCAACGACTGGCCCCCTTGACCGACACGCCCACGCCCGGAATCAGCGTCGCGGCGGTCAGTCCGAGCGCGACCAGCACGATAAGCCACAGCGGGTTCGTCCAGCCGTGATGCCGGAACAACTCGCGGACGTTGATACGGCTGGCCAGCAGCATCACCGCGATGGCGATGCCGGCGTAGAGGGTGTGCCGCGTCATGAACATGCCCAGCAGCCCTTGCTCCGTGACCGGCTGTCGGCCGACGTG contains:
- a CDS encoding FtsW/RodA/SpoVE family cell cycle protein, yielding MLRPAHIVQLAVVALLGIGVVMVHSASLHVGRQPVTEQGLLGMFMTRHTLYAGIAIAVMLLASRINVRELFRHHGWTNPLWLIVLVALGLTAATLIPGVGVSVKGASRWLHLGPTSWGLTFQPSELIKWTIVLAIAWWCARRRGVMHRFWHGLLPALLLIAVACALVVIEDWGTAALIGVVAICLLIAGGAKLWHMAMMAPPAIIAAVAMIIHSPYRVTRLTTFLDPWQDPAGAGYHSIQSMLAIAQGGLTGRGLGNGIQKFGYLPEDTTDFIFAVICEELGLAGAGLVVALYLVILWVGLGIVKDCRDTFARLVGLGALLIVGLQAALNIAVVTVVVPTKGIALPLVSAGGTGWILTAFGLGLVAALDNANYEQQAHDEFDALELTPVEVEPG